A segment of the Ipomoea triloba cultivar NCNSP0323 chromosome 1, ASM357664v1 genome:
GTAGTTTTTATTGAGGGAATGTCAAAGGATTAAATTAAATTTCGTGGTGGAGTATTGACTTGACTATTTGGGCTGCAACAGAAACaaaaagtataataaatattactatattgtaatggaatcaatagtactcaaaataatttgattGTCTTGTTTTGGTAAATATGTTATTGTAAAGCATGCAATATGAAATTTCATGTAAAATTATGGTATGGTATATGTGAAAAGTTGGTAAAAAGAGTTGGGAAGTCAAAGATGGATCGGAGAGCTAGGCGGGCAATATAATGGCATTTGGCATGGGAGTACAATAGCACAAAGAGATTGGTAAACTCAATGATTTGTGCAATTCAAAGCTGACACGAACCCAAAGGTCAAAGCTAACATTCAGAAAatctaaacaaaaatatatgttcTGATCGAAATCAAAAAGTCTCCAAAGGACTCACACTCATATCATGTACCAAACCTTGTgtgcataaaaataaaaataaacaaaaataatcaatTCAACATACCGACAACCAAACTTCTTCCTTCACAATTCACATGCAAACAATGCGACTTCACTCTCTCCGATCCTTCGCTGCGCCTTCTTGTTTTTtaactactactactagtaCGTTTTGTTTCTTTCgtcaacaaattaattaaaatattaaattcataGCATTCAAAACAACACTAGGAgttttccaaaaataataataataataataaataaataaataaataaaaattggaagacCCAATGTGATAGACTTGACTTTAGATACAAAAATCCTGTTTTTTTTCAATGTGTCACCTCTTTCGGGACACTTgggtgcttttttttttttttttttttttttttttttttttttttttttctctctctctctctttttacaTTAGGTTTCCCAACTTACTTTTAATCATACTGAAAAAACTCAAATATATGTACtcttaagaatatatatatctttttataaaattttaggaaaatgatcaaatagacccctaaactttacaccaaaagtcaattaggcacctaaacttttcaaaaatgcATTAAATGCTTTAACATATCAAATTGAGACAATAAAGCCCAAGAATTGATAAATGACCTATTATTACAGAccatttcaattaaaattcGTTGCCATCTTCGGCGGAATGTGACCAAAAGGTCGCCTTTTTCGGCGAGGGCGACCAGTAAAGGTCTCCTTCACCAGAGAAGGCAACTAGATCATGTCACCTTCTCCTCTAAGCTCAATCTccatctttaaaaaataaatcaacgGAGGAAGAGGCATGTATGCCTCATCCTCAGATTTGTACGTAGCAAGAGGTAGTTGCCTCCTCCTTCGTCGACCTTGACGGATGAGGAGGCATGGTTGCACCCTCATCCATAGGTGTGGTCGGAGGGGGAGGCAATGACGAGTTGGACGAAGGAGGCTACCCCCTCCTCTGTTAGTTGACAATTTGAACTGAGGAGGCATgcatcttcctcctcctccatcATCAACGACTTGGACGGAGATGGAGGAGGTTGCCCTCTCCTCCGTTCGTAGACGACTTGGGTTGCATCCTCCGTCATagttagttaaaaaaaaagattttatatGTTCTACTTGCTATAAATGTTATTTGCATAAATTTGTAGAGTtaaatggttcaattgcacacttttttatTGGTTGATGGTACATCTAATTACACAAACGATAAAAGTTTGATGACTTATTTTACGCTTGTGATGTTGATGTGGACTTCAAGCTATCAATTTTATTCAATATAAAGACATAATACAACTTGTGAATCACAAGCAAAATAACTTTATAAAGcataaaatatcataaaattttagaaaaaaaaaggtcaaatagatCACTaaactttatatgaaaaaataattaggcatttaaattttaaaaagttgtatttaaacaaattaacttGCCATTTTAGTGTATTTGACCTTAATAGCCCATTATCCCtctagattaaaaaaaaaatcagaaatttCCAATGTGACAGCTTACGTGTCAAGTCACACGTGCAAATTAGCTTACGTGTCGAGCTACctatgtaaattaaaaataaaataaaatatagttataataatattttatttataaaattattttataaaattatcgtCGCTTTCAAGGCCGTCATCACACACCAGCGAACAGGGATTGACAACATGTTCGCAGTTTACATTCTTCAAACAGAAGAAGACAATTGACTGGTCACCTTCTTTAGATTGAGGAAGAAGGAAATGCCGGTCACCTTCTTCATACAAAAGAAAAGGGCGACCGGAGGTTgcatttgttgttgttgcttgTGAAGTTTGtcgaaaaataatattttgacattaaaaaagtaaaatatatcatatcatcgtctttttaataataacatgtTTATTACCCGTAAATAAAAGACTTGACTACatagttttattaaatttaaatatttaagtataactttttaaaatttgaaggaTTAAGGTATAAAATTTAGAGGTGTATTTTActcatttccttaaaaattttcatatatttgataGGGATTTCATTTTTCCAACAACCTTGTGAAGTGGTTTCTAGCTAGCTTTCTGAATGCCTGCCTGTCAAGACTCACCagcttaattaattttatatacggtttatatcaaaatatattgtttcatatcatcatataaactaaaatttaaaatgttgttGAGGTCATGGTATATTACATTCCTTTATTTCATCCTTACTTTTCATTCATTGGTTAATatttcaataaataatataaaaatgtgatAAGTTATGATGGTATTCAACTAAGAACAAAAAATACCAATCAAAATACATCATTTGATATAATATCTTCGATTCTCCGCCAATACATAATctctattcttttctttttagtgATTAGGGAAGCTCATAACCACTTCATTCACGTGtaataattagtaaatcaaaaattgcccgtaagggcagcccaagtgtaagagagttacacctgcagtcgagaggtcgtgggttcgaacctcaagcccttggatttgagccggtcagctatgagtaacctagtctggtttacctccttgtgatcctttatcggctagggtttactcacatactcacCCAATGAGGGTACctcgttaatccaaaaaaaaaaaaatcaaacaagaaAGGTAGGATGGAATGTTTGGTAGGATGTAATTGTAATTCGATTCCTATCAAATTCcaagaaattacaatttcattatttGATTGGAGGGAATTGTTAATTCCTTGGGGGCCtaagaattacaatttcatccaaccatgaaattgtaattcctaGAGTCccctaagaattgcaatttcacacTTTGTGGAATTGAATTTCatgaaaaaatatcattttatccttattatattattattatataagaataagaatattttaatctttattcacttctttccttttaatttttcatcctTCTATTCTTTCTTTGTAATTTAAGttcacattttatttttctttttgaaattacaattccttcTCTCTAATTTTTTCCTTACCTGATCCATAATTTCCTCCTTTCAAAAGGCTTTGAACACTAGAATAGtagagagaaggaaaaaaatataaagaagattggaaaatttttttaaaaaaaatgccagAAAAATTGTGCATGAAAGGGACTAGAGATTGATAAGGATGAGTAGATGAGAGAGAAGAAATgcagagggagagagagagagagagagaaacagaGAGGAGATGGAGTGCACATATATTCATATTCTTGATTgctatttttgtcttttctccATTTTTATGTCTGTAGAAGACGAGACGAGACGAGAGCGTGGAGTTTAGGCCACTTAAGCACGCACGcatacaatttaattttgttgctCAACCAATCATTTCTAAAACAAATCTTAATTTGATTGAACCGTGCTACCATCAAATCATATAACTAGCTCTTGGATTCTGCTTTTCTTCATGAGCGGCTCTATGCCCCCCGGCCCCCATGATTCATCTGATAAGCTTTCTTCGCAGCTGAAATTTGGGTCAATCACACAACCTGGGCCGCTGCTCGGAACATCTTCATTAACGTTGTTATTGTGTTTGCGCTTCTTGTTTGTCAAATCTTTGATGACTTGGTAGCAATCCTCCACTTTCTCCTGCAACATAACAACATTATTATATCATAAGATTGAGTGATTTTCCTGGGACGATtatattgtgaatttgtgaaaAAGACAGACAAATAAGACCAAACCTGGTTGATTTTGAGGACACCTAGAAGTTGGTTTTGGTAATGGTCGGCATTGCAAGGCTCAACTTGACGAATGACGTGAAGCATGGTTGAAGCGGCCAATACAGAGGGCAAATATCGTACCAATCTTGAATCTACAAACAAAATACTTGAGAAGATTAGGAAAAGTagagagtcaatagtactaaaaaaaataaaggaaaagtgGAGTAAATAGCCTCATTTAATGACAATCTAAAAGCAGAAATTAAACTAAAACAACCTTAagaagcaaataaaaaaaaagtgcaggATTTGTAGGTGTTTCGATGTGGGAGGGGgaatataatgaaaatgaagagCAAAAATTACCAGGAATGAGAGAGAGGAGGAGACACTCGCATCTTCTGAAGAACTCCCAGTGAAGATGGTTCTTCAATCCAAGTCTCCTTATAATGTGATCAAGAAATGAGAGTGGGGTGACTGGGTTCATCCTCCATTTCAGCGTGGAAAGCACCAGAAGCTCCATTCTCTGTATGGTCTTCGCTTCAAACACATATTTTGCATCCTCCaccttatattatatataagaactCAAGATTTAATTTGTAAACTCATCATCAATATATAAGAAACAATGTGAAATATGTATGTACCTGGAAATCTAGAAGAAGGGGGACATGGATTTCCTCAACTTTCGCTGCCAAGGAAAGGCAAGTCACGGCGGCGAGTTGAATCATCCACGGCTCGTCTTTCTTGTAGTGAAGGGTGGAGAGAAATCTGTCGAGATAATTGACGGCCAAGATTGGAGTCAAGGCGGAGAATCCGTAGTGGGAAGTGACTTTAAGGATCCAGTGGACCGCTTCTGTTCTCGCCAGAGACAGAGAAAGGTCAGTTTGTAGGTTTTCTGAGAGGAAATGAGTGTGTTTTTCTTTAGAGAAGAGAGATAGAAGCTCCTCGTCTTCCCAGAACATGTCTTGCTCCAGCAAGAGCAGAGGAACAAGAAGAAGAGGAGTATCAGTTGCTGTTGTTAAGGTGGTTGTTTCAGAATCCTCAGTTTCATCAAACGCTTCTTCCATTTCTTCTCCCCACCTTTCTTCTTCGCAGTAGAGAGCATCcagcaagaatgaagattgggtacccatattcttcttcttctttggcaAACAAGCCTTAAATTACGCTCTGCTCAGACTGACAGTCTTCTGTCCCATTTGTTTCCAGTTTgtgaggaagagagagagagagggagagagatttGATGCACTTTGTTCTTAAAAACAGAGGAGAGAAAAGGTAAAACCCAGAGgggaggaagaaaaagaagggggaagaGATTTTATAGGGAGTGGTCTGTCATGCTTGTGCTTTCTtctttatcattaatattaGAAATTAAAAGGCTCAAATAGGCTATTGAAGTGCacataataatacaattaggttactgaactcaaaaaaaattataattgagtTCCTAAACTAATCAATTTCATACAATTTGTCTAATTTACAGGTTTCTAACAATTTGTAGTTTAGAgactcaattgtaatttttttgagtgcaatgacctaattgcattattaTGTTCAGTTTTATTgcctatttgactcttattcctATTAGGAAAATACTAAATAAGTCATTCAACTTTAtctaaaagtacaattaaacttTCAAACATTAAAAAGGTTTAATTAAACTCTAAAACTTgtcattttaatacatttaaaCCCAAATAATTGGACAACGGTTATTCATCTGGAACAACCGGTTATTAGGTTTTTGTCTATCATCCTGGCGGCCGTCGAACGCTTGGCCATGGATGCCCTACGCTATTGAAGAAAATGGTGACCATGCTATCATTTTCTCCGGTTGTCTAGATCGTTTTCTTTGAAAAAGATCATTAGTCGTTTTCTCTAGTTGTCTTCTCCAATGGAGAAGACGATGTccaaaaatattgtataataataccTAAGATCTTGCGGTATATATAACTGTGACTTTCCCAAAGAGTTATTGTATACTTTGGGAATTCGATCTTTGAAGTCAAAAGAAGATGTCATTACCTAAAAGTCATCATTTGAAGCTGAATACAGGTCTTTGATTGGTAGTGGCTGTGTCTGAAATCCAGTAGATATGGTTCCTGTTAAGTGTTGTTGGACGAAACATTTTGAGATCAACTGCCATATTGTGCAAGAGAATGTACAATAAGGCCAGATTGatcaagcttatgtatatcacctgggctaattaatcaaattgttGATATATAGTTTTACTTTTCCTTGTAATGTGATCATTCCACCTactcttcttcctcttttcttcCACCAAGAATACTTCAACGGCTCATTATCATTCCAAAATTTACCGTGGAGAGAAAACAGCAGAAAGCAAGCAAAGAATACATGCAGCTGAGCTGGTGGAATGATTGATTGTGAAAGTCAAAACAAGCAAGCAGGGCAGGCCCACAGCTCGCACCAAATTTTGGTGTTGAGATTCAGTTGAAAAGCAAAATAGCAGACCGGATCGCCTTTTCAAATCATTTCATCATTTGCCCTCCCACTCCCATGCTGTTTTAACAGATACGTAGGACCCTAGCTATTTAACCTTAAATTAGCGTAGCTGCTCGCACGTAACATTCCTTGCCTCTTCATTTAAACACTTATATGTTTCATCTGCTTTATTGTTTGATTACCCAACTTTATGATCATAAATTATAGTATTTTCTCAGAGTGGTACGTGAAGATATATGAATGAATTCATTTAAACAAAATGGTATATGCTAATTGCTATACAATGTGCCCGTGCTCCAAATCGAATAACAATATACCCTTTAATTTgatgaataatatttataagtatTGATGACTAATCTCCTCGTTAGATTGTAGAGCATAACAAATACATTTAAATCAATAGAGCATAATAAATAGATTCGCTAATCAAATACGTAGTAATAAACGTataaatacacaataatataaatatatataacaatacttttaaatcaatagAGACTAAATATTACTTAGACTAAAATACTTTATCAAAGATTACTCTTAGTTCGAATAGGATTCATCTCTTATTATGTGGTACTAGTTAACTAGTCAGTAAAAACTATGACCAACCAAAACAATACTCCTACTTTATCCAAGATAAATCTTAGCTGGAATTAATGTCATTATCACATTAGGAGAACAACCTACCAACTCAATAAACCCATCATGAACTTTGGGTAgttatatattaacaaaaacaaTGAAGGTGGGATGTTCAAAGGAGTCAATTCatcaagaaaaacaaaaggGGATTACCCTTTCCCAAGCAcacaatacaatataataagcAATAGCCAAATTGCACAGCAGCAGAGGTTGACCAGACAACATGCCACAATCATCAACCACTAACTACGTGGGCAAAAGTTACAGAAGTGGAACACCGAAAGCACTCCCAATGCCTACTTACTACTACTACACTCATTATCTCGAACTACCATGATTAAAGTTCTATTATAACTGTAACTCTCTATTActagtcaaagaccttgtgatcaagTAACTGTAACTCTCTTAATTGGGAGGTCATAGGTTTAAATCCTAATGAAAATATTGACtccttgtgcttcaatagattaaaaaaatatgtaaagacaaatactacattgtaacagagtcataaaaaaaatactagtaataagaTTTTTCCACGgaggtcaaaaataaaaaatgactactATAGTTGAAATGTCCATTCATTGGATGATTGCAATTATTCAACATCATGCCACCACCACTGCAAcaacataatttcataattcctTCACACACTGAAATGACTCTACTAAACATGAATCACCAAATTTTGCtagtgaaaagtgaaaacaatCATAAAATTACAGTGTTATATATGCTTTTTAACTGAAGATGGATTTGACAGAGATTAACCAAACTGCAACTCCTTAACAATCCCAAGGACCAGCTCAAGATTGATAAGAATACTTAGCCATGAACACATTTGAAATGCTGAATGAAAGCGGGGTATGAACCCTAAACAGCCGCTCACAAGCTATTTATGTACACATTTTACAAATTGGCATTTCCATGCCTTTTTATTCACTTTCGTAATCTTCTTCATCTCCAAATGTAAACACGGATGCATCAGCAGCCATGATCTTGAAATCACTTACTTCTGTGTTAGAGACTTCTGGGACTGATGCTGCTCCTACCGTGGTATCCCTCTTCTGCTCATTATGTTTAAGCCCTGAATCTCCAAGTGATACTTGTTGCGTCTTCTGTGTTAAACTTGAGATTTGAGGTGAACCAGTATTATTCCCAGAAGTAGAGACTTTGGCTTGTACACCTTCAGAAGCAATCGTAACTTTCCCAACTTTTGGCTTTTCAGTTTCCTCGGCCTCATTATCCGAAAATACATCATCCTTCTCACTGCTCCCTGATTTTTGGTTTGAGTTTGCATCTGCAGGCTCATCAGCTGAATGAGGACTGGACCCAGAGGCAGGATTGGTACTTGAATTATCAGTTGATTTACTACTAACAGCCACTTCTGGTTGAGATCTTGTTGGAAAAGCAGTGTCATAGTCGACAAGCACAATTTCCACTTGGAAACCAGGTGATGGCAGTTTTCTCTGAATAAAATGgtccattaaaaaataaaagcatataGTGAATAAAACTTAGAACTTAGAGAAGATACCAAGATAATAAGGATATAAATCTCTAATTTGCCTGCTATTAGTGATCGAAGTTACCTTGTCAAAACCATCAAGATCACTCGTGTTCAGGATTTTCCTGTTCTCAATCATTGTTGTGTTTAACCAGCTGAAAATGAAGAGAACAAAACAAGAGCCCATGGCAAAAGAAGTTATGGATCAGCTCTGGCAAAGAGAGGATGTTACTTACTACATCTAAATctataatataaaattcaaatgatTTACATATAAATCCAACATTCTATCTTGCCTCTGAACCATGAACTTTCAATACTTTCTACTGGAAACTGCTGAGATTTTCCTAAACTACAACATAAGTAGTATACCAGTAAAAGTCTCCCTGCCGGTCGTTAAAATGGACTTTGAAATCCCCAGCTAACTCTGCAACACCTGGCTCCCCAGGAAGAGCAAAAACCACTACCCCTTTCTTTGGTGCACTAAACCAATAGTCTTCAGGCTGCAAAGAGTGAACATGGAAGgtacaaattcaaattaatagaCAAATCCAATATAACAATCATAAATTTAATCTTGCCAGCTTTTATGACCCCAGTGTTTCACTGCCATAGAATTTTCAGGTACCACATATCACAGTGCCTCATGATGgttaatgaatttatttttcagaaaatgatcAAAATTACATGACCCACCAGAAGATCCTTAGTTCTAGGATGTTTCTTTGTTGAAAAAACCACACCTGCAAAGAAATAAAACATTAGACAGAAAAGAAAGCACTAGCATTTAAATCATACAATAACAAGATAAATGATCTCAAAGGACACAACTGAATCATATGGAATTTAGCCATAAGATGCAATAGAACAGGTATATGTATATGATATCCATCAAATATACGATCTAACCCACCATTATGATCAGAGATTGTGATCGAGGGTCTTATCCAATAAGGGCATCTATGGAGTCGGAATCCCCGAAGCATGCACCTGCAATAATGTCATCAAGCAAAGACAAACAAATATTTGATGCAAACGGAGGCTTGAAGCAGATATAATTTCCCAATTAACCACCTTCAAAGGTAGTTCTTTTTCCTGATTACAGGGAATTACTAATATTACAGAACAGAGGATCATTTTGATCATAAACCTGTCACCTGAAAAAGAATCTAAGGAACTTGACCATGGATCGGAGATGGATTTACCTACGAGCAGGCTGGTTCTCTCCATTGAAGTACATTAAGATACGTTCAAAATACTTGACATACCTCTACCACAAAAAGAATTCATCAATGAGAAATCTTTAATAATAAATGAGGAAAGAAGGTCAACTTTTCTATTTCACATACAATCTGACTTGGCAGAACAAGGCCTTTTGCATCCATACACCTTTTCTGGTTGTAATAGTTAATAGATTCCTCTGCTGTTGGAAAGAACTGCATGAAGAAATAACAAAGTTTACTCTCACAGAAATCTCCAGCACAAGCAAAGAAGAAATGGAAACTCCATCAAGGGAATGCCCTTATTTGTGATTACCACTTTGCCATTAAATTGTATACATCATATCAATAGAACAAATATAAAAGATGTACCTTTAAGTACAGAAGAAGACTTGAGATCATCAAGCCAGTCCTTGCCATTCCTGCCTTGCAGTGCACAACCACAACATTTTCAATGTCCTCTTTCAACCATGAATATGCACTTTGACAAAATGACATTATGAGTTGAATTGGTGGACAATTGTGATCATCAAATGGGAAACTAGCTACCTGGCAAAGGATCATAAGACTTCAAATTAAGATACTGCAGAAACATACATTTCCTTTCAATAAGAAACTACGGTAAAGTTTTCTGAAAAGAGAAGGCAACATACCTTTCCCTCAAATAATGATACATCATACAATCTCTCAGAACAAAGATTGTATACTTTGTATTTGTCCTGCAAAAAATTGGATGTAGAGAACAACACAAGTATTCCAATCAATAGTTACAAGGAAAAAACTGAAAAGAAGAACCGAAATTCAGAATAAAAGACTACTCCTAACACTCAATTAACCATATGAAATTTCTATCCACAAAGTAGATTCAAGCACAAACCAGAGAATCTTTACCTTGTGATGGCTCTCAAAGAACTTAATCACTTCTTCCATATGGTTTCGATAGAATCCCTAAATCCCAAAGTATTCCAATTTAGTACAATTACACAATGCAATATGATTGATGATTCCATGGTTGAGAAAGATAGCTTGCTGACCTCAACATAACCAAAAAATCCAGAGCTCATATCACCAGCGGGAAAGCCCATAGCAATTATATTCTCAGTAATGTATGTCAAATCTAAATCAAACCCTCCTTCCTGTGAAAGGGAACTGTGTTGTTAACATATGACCAGACATATATTTTCCAGACAAATAACATATGAATATGCAAATATCAGATAAGGAAAGTGCAAGATGCTCATAGATTTTCCAGTTAACAACACCTGTTTCATGTCTAAGTCAAAGAAAGAATGATATTTATGATGGGTAGGGACGATAGCAAGTTACCTGGTATCTTCGTTTGTTCTGTGAAACAACATGTCTAGCCTTGACAGATACAGCTTTCACTGCATTCTTGGAAGAGTCAACTAATCCTTTTGTAAATGTCCCAATAAAGCTAGATTGTGGAGTGGTTGAAGTTCCTTCAGAATTATCATCTGTTGGTGACTTTGGAGATGAAAGCATTCCAAACCCACTAGTAAAACGAGCAAAGGTGGATTTTGCTGCATTTCCTGAATTCTCTTCCTCTTGAGATCCCGTGAATGGTTG
Coding sequences within it:
- the LOC116020461 gene encoding cyclin-D3-1-like, whose amino-acid sequence is MGTQSSFLLDALYCEEERWGEEMEEAFDETEDSETTTLTTATDTPLLLVPLLLLEQDMFWEDEELLSLFSKEKHTHFLSENLQTDLSLSLARTEAVHWILKVTSHYGFSALTPILAVNYLDRFLSTLHYKKDEPWMIQLAAVTCLSLAAKVEEIHVPLLLDFQVEDAKYVFEAKTIQRMELLVLSTLKWRMNPVTPLSFLDHIIRRLGLKNHLHWEFFRRCECLLLSLIPDSRLVRYLPSVLAASTMLHVIRQVEPCNADHYQNQLLGVLKINQEKVEDCYQVIKDLTNKKRKHNNNVNEDVPSSGPGCVIDPNFSCEESLSDESWGPGGIEPLMKKSRIQELVI
- the LOC116024018 gene encoding phosphatidylinositol 3,4,5-trisphosphate 3-phosphatase and protein-tyrosine-phosphatase PTEN2A-like, which produces MDTQLSNASNPQPSVTANMETSNVNSVPAQDGPSKLSTWAKSLKIPQPFTGSQEEENSGNAAKSTFARFTSGFGMLSSPKSPTDDNSEGTSTTPQSSFIGTFTKGLVDSSKNAVKAVSVKARHVVSQNKRRYQEGGFDLDLTYITENIIAMGFPAGDMSSGFFGYVEGFYRNHMEEVIKFFESHHKDKYKVYNLCSERLYDVSLFEGKVASFPFDDHNCPPIQLIMSFCQSAYSWLKEDIENVVVVHCKAGMARTGLMISSLLLYLKFFPTAEESINYYNQKRCMDAKGLVLPSQIRYVKYFERILMYFNGENQPARRCMLRGFRLHRCPYWIRPSITISDHNGVVFSTKKHPRTKDLLPEDYWFSAPKKGVVVFALPGEPGVAELAGDFKVHFNDRQGDFYCWLNTTMIENRKILNTSDLDGFDKRKLPSPGFQVEIVLVDYDTAFPTRSQPEVAVSSKSTDNSSTNPASGSSPHSADEPADANSNQKSGSSEKDDVFSDNEAEETEKPKVGKVTIASEGVQAKVSTSGNNTGSPQISSLTQKTQQVSLGDSGLKHNEQKRDTTVGAASVPEVSNTEVSDFKIMAADASVFTFGDEEDYESE